In Sphingobacterium sp. R2, the genomic stretch GGTTCTGCAATTCTCGCTCAAACTTCAGTTCCAACTGTTTGGTCTTATCTAGTTTATCCGAGTTGAAAGCCTTTTGAAATACATCTATGTAGCTTTTCTGATAGTTGAACGCTTCTTCATATTTTCCTTCTTCAACACTTACTTCGGCCAGCCTGCTAAATAGACTTAAACCCACCTGATAATCGTAATGTGGCTCTCGATTAAGATTATCCAAAGCTATTTGCAGGTATTTCTTACCTTCATCACGGCTGCCAACTTTGAAAGCTTCATCCGCGAGAATACCATAGGCGGGCACCGTGATGGCATATTGTCCAGTTTCAGCAGCGATATCCAAAGCTTGTTTAGCGTAGGCTATTGCTTTTTTAGCACCACTATCCAAATAAAACTCGTGGTATAGATTTGCAAGATTAACAGAAACATAGGCTAGATCCGTCGGATTGATAAGATGTTTATCATTCTTGTTAACCAAGCTATACGCATCAAGATAGTGTTGTTCAGCTTTACTCAATAGATCAAAATTCCCCCGATTTAACCTGTACTCCTCTTCAAACAAATAACCAGCTTGCATGTACGCATCAAATAAGCTATTGACATTCCCTCCTGCTTTAGCCGTTTCCAACAATAATGAAGTATACTTTTCCTGAAAATCATAATTACGTTGATTGGCGTAGATTGCTGTGAGTTCTTTATAAACCGCCAATTTACGAGCGATATTTGCCTCTGTCTGCGGCGCCTTATCTAAGTAAGAAATTGCTTTATGGAATTGCGCAACTGCCTCATCTTCTTTATTCTGCCGAGTCATAATCCACCCAGCACAATAATGTACATATCCCTTTGTTCCATTTTCATTGACAATTGGGAGCACAGATTTAGCGTGTTCCAAATAAAATCGCGATTTTTCAAAAGCATGATCATTAAAGCTATTCATCGCAGCAATGCAATTCAAATACGCATAATACTGCTTGTCGGGATAGTTTTTAGCCAACTGAATATTGTCATGCAGTAGTTGACCCGCCAGCGCTTTCTCATTATTAAAATACAGGGCCTGTGCGTATTTTCCCGTCAGTACAAACCGCTCTCTGCTTCCCAAAGGAAGACTGTAATACGATTTCCTTAACTCCTGCAGCTGTTCTTGAGCCAACACAACAAAACGTGGACATAGAAAAAGAAAAAATATTAGAATAGAACGCCAAAGATTCAGAACATACCCCATAAAATCAAATATTGTATCTCGCTATGTGAATAGCCCAAACTTAGATAAATTTGGCTTTATACACAATAAATTATCGTACATAGAAGTAAAACGAATGCTATTGGTATGCAAATCTGACGGAGCTTGCTAAACAAAAAATCATACCTTTGCTACAATGAAGTACTTCTATTTATTTCTTGCTATAACTGCTGAGATCTTCGCAACAACTTTTCTCAAAAAGTCGGCAGGCTTTACGCTGATCAAACCAACGATTATCAGTATTGTCGGGTATATTATTGCATTCTACTTTTTAAGTATTACCCTGAAATACTTACCTGTGGGTATATCCTACGCAATTTGGTCAGGAGTTGGAATTGTAGCGATCACCCTGGTGGGTATGTTTTTATTTAAACAGATTCCCGATACAGCGGCCATTGTTGGTATGGTTTTAATCATCGCTGGAGTCATCGTTATCAATCTGTTTTCAAAAATGGGAACACATTAGCTGATGTAAGATCTAAATTTGTATTTTTGTAACTTACATAAATTAAAGGATACGTGTCGTTAGAGAAACTAAAACTTAGCAAAAGATTGACTGCTACGATGACTGAACTCGGTTATCTGGCTCCAAAGGAAATTCAGGGTCGGTGCATTTCCAGAATTCTTGGTGGACAGGATGTTATTGCCATCGCTCCTGAAGGAGCTGGCAAAACCACAACTTATGTTTTAACCACTTTGATGAAGTTGAAATTCACAACAGATGAAGCTCCAAAGTTTTTGATCTTGGCGCCAAATGAAGAACGTATCGACGAAATTGTTGAAAAATTCTACCAACTGAGCAAAAATAGAGACCTTCGCATTATTGGATTACGCGCATCAGGCAGTATGGAAGAGGAAATTGGGGAATTAGTTGACGGAAAGGATATTGTTGTAGCTACACCAAATCGCGCTAGAGCGATTTATCTCAAACTAGCGCTAAATCTCAATCGAATTCAGACGTTAATTATCGATGATGCGGAAGAGATTATCAAACAAGGAATGCAAACACCCGTACGCGAATTGGCGGAAAGCTGTGGTAAAGTGCAACATATCATATTCAGTACGGTTGAACATCAGAAACTATATGACATGGTAGACAATTTCATGAATGAAGACTATGCCGTCATAGAGGTAGACGAACTTGAAAACGATACTGTTGACACCTTGGATTTGTTCGTATACCATGTCCCTAATTTCACAACAAAAATCAATTTATTAAATCATCTGCTGCAAGATAAAGAAGTATTTCAGAAAGTAGTAGTTTTTGTAAACACGAAACTTACGGCCCAAAAATTAGCCAGCCACTTGTTCAGCAGGAATAAAGAAGAAATTGCGGTACTCAATCCATTATTTTACGACGATTTCGGTTATGAAGCCATTGAAGACTTCAAAGAAAATAGTCAATCCCGTGTATTGATTATTGCGAGAGAAAACACAAATGATATTGATCTTTCCGCTATTCCATTCTTATTCCAATTTGAATTACCAAATGAGAAGGAGCAATTCTTAAATCATCTCCTCAAAAATGAAGAGAACGAAGAAACTGTAATACTAACCTTTGCGACAGACCTGGAATTACCTATGGTAAAAAAAGTCGAACAGGCCGTTGGTAAAAGAATGGACCTACTGGCGTTACCCGAAGATGTGTCCATATATAATTCGACCGCCGATAAGAAGAAAAAGGTGAATAAGGAAGAAGACCAAACAGATATTTCTCGTGGAGGAGCCTTTCACCAAAAGAAAGAAAGCAATGCTAAAACTTATAATTATGGCGGCGGTGAAAAAGCGAAAATGACCATGAAAATGAAAAAGAAATAGAAGTTCAAAATAAATTACAATTAAAAAGGGAAGTTTCGACTTCCCTTTTTAATTGTAATTTAAAACCTTTCTCAACAACTTAATATAAGCATTTGCAATTCTTTCCATCCCTTCATCATTTGGATGCGCGTAGTCAACCGTAGAGTTCAGATCCAAATTAAGCTCTTGACTCGATAACAGAAAAAGCTGGCGAACTCCTTTTGACCTTAATTTGTTGAAAGTAGCTTTCAATACGCGGCTGCTTTGCTGATATTCAGCATTTTTATCTTCATTAAAGACCTGTTCAATATTTCCAGAACTGTGTTGTGTCAAAATAATAGGCGTCTCAGGATGTTCTTTTTTTAAAAACGTTACCGCATAAACCAACAAAGAATCCAGCTGCTTTTCTGTTAAAGACTTCGAAATAGCGAGATTCGGAATACAATCCAGTACATAACAGGCTGCGTCCACGCTATTCATTACATTCAAAATCGGCTTTTCCAGTCGGCCATTACCCGAGAAGCACAAGTTGATTACCTCGTGCTCAAACGCACGTCCTACTTGATTGGTCCAAGCCAAACCTGGCCGGCTGGTACAGGCCCCCTGGCCAATTGATGTTCCATAGACGACAATTGGCTTTTTTGGAGTAGTATGCGTATAGGAGAATTTAGCTGTGCTTGGAACACCGATTCTTAACCACTTAACTGTATTATATAATGGAAGATATAAGCGATAATTAAACTTTTCATTACGACCAATATTCTTCCATTTATAAGAGACAGTGTCCGAAAAATCATAGTTACCATACGCCCATTTCCATTGCTTTTTTGCTGTATCAAAAGCGTAAAGATCGACGCCGCTGACAGCAGTTGTTGGCATGTGTGGCATATTAAGCTCGCCCTCCACCTGATACTGAACAGTAATTTCGGGAGCAGATGTCTGAAAATCGATATAGAAACCCGCACTATTTTTACCAAGTTCCCATACAGGTTTACGTACTTGACTTTCCAATTCATCCGGAAGTCGGTTAAAGGCAGAGAGTTTACGATTCGCCAATCTACCCTGTACATGCCCATCTTCAAGTGGTGAAAACCAACGATAATTCTCTTGCGATTTGATAGCAGAAAAAGATAACAGTAAGTATACTGTCAACACTATTCTTGAGAACATACAATAATGAGTTTTAAGTTTGATCCAATTGATTATTAAAAAAGGAGCCTTTTGGCTCCCTCTTGTTGCGATTTATTTATTATACTATAAAATAGCTTGTCTAACTCGTATCAGTTTTTCCATCAAACCTTCAAGCAAATCCAAATGCAACATATTCGCTCCATCAGACTTCGCATTTGCTGGATCGGGATGGGTTTCGATGAATAGACCGTCAGCTCCTACTGCAATTGCAGCTTTTGCTATTGTTTCAATTAAAGCTGGCTTCCCTCCTGTTACACCAGACGTCTGATTGGGCTGTTGCAAAGAGTGTGTGCAGTCCATTATTGTAGGCACATTAAAAGCACGCATTTCCGGAATTCCGCGATAATCTACAATAAGATCCTGATAACCAAATGTGTTGCCACGATCAGTTAAAAAAACCTTTTCATTGCCTGATTCCAAAATTTTATCGACTGCGAATTTCATGGACCCGGCACTCAAAAATTGTCCTTTTTTGACATTAACGACCTTATTTGTTTTTGCCGCAGCAACTAACAAATCAGTTTGCCGGCATAAAAAAGCTGGAATTTGAAGAACATCAACATATGCAGCAGCCATTTCTGCCTCATGGCTTTCATGAATATCCGTCACCGTCGGAATCCCAAAGGTATTACCAACCTTTTCCAAAATTTTCAATGCCTTTTCATCACCAATACCCATGAAGGAATCTAGGCGAGATCGATTGGCCTTACGATAAGACCCCTTAAAAATGTAAGGAATATGAAGTTTATCTGTAATAGTAAAAATCTTTTCAGCGATACGCAAAGCGATTTCTTCTCCTTCAATCGCACAAGGCCCCGCCATTAAAAAGAAATTCTGCGATGTCCCGTTCTTAATTTCAGGAATGTATTTGTTAATCATATCATTATAAATAATTAATTGCCAAGCTCTGATAAAAATTTTATCCGCATCAATTGGAGATCCTCATAGCTATAGTCATCGCCTCCAAGTTCTTTCAATGCATTATTAATTGAATCAGTCTCCGCCGTCTTAAAATAGTCATACACCTCATCCTGACGATCCTCATCAATAATCTCGTCAATAAAATAATTGATATTTATTTTGGTACCCGCATTTACGATGGTCTCAATTTCCTTCAATATTTCCTCATAAGTAATGCCCTTAGCTGAAGCAATATCATCCAAAGCTATTTTACGATCAATATTTTGAATGATAGATACCTTTAAAGCCGATTTATTCGCTGTACTCTTAATGACAAGATCCACAGGTCTGTCAATTTCATTCTCCTCCACGTACGCTTTGATCAAGGCAATAAAGGGCGGCCCAAATTTGATCGCTTTGCCATTCCCGACACCTTGAATCTGTTTCAATTCATCTATGCTGACTGGGTAATGCGTACACATCTCTTCGAGCGAAGGATCCTGAAAAATGACAAAAGGAGGTAAAGCTTTTCCCTTTGCTATTTTCTTCCGCAGGTCTTTCAACATGCCCAGCAAAACCGTGTCTAATGCCCCTGTACCATGCCCCGCATCGTCCGAACTTGTTTGGTCACCACCTTCTATTGGACGATTTAAGACAAATTTTAATTGATAAGGATTGCCTATATAATGCCTACCAATATCTGTCAATTTTAAAAGACCATAATGATCAATATCTTTTTCAATAAAATTATCCAGAACAGCCTGTCTAACCAAAGATTTCCAATAGATAACGCCTTTGTCTTTCCCCTTTCCAAATAAGCGATGCTCATCATGCTTATAGGAAGACACCGGTTGATTATTTTGTCCCATCATTACGTTGATCACGTGATGATCATCAAACTTCTCTCCCTGCTCCTGAATGAATCCAAGTACATCACGCAATGACTCCTCCGCCTCAAAATATTCCTTCGCGGAGCGGCAGTTATCGCACATGTTATTACACCCCTGTTCATCAAAATTTTCTCCGAAATAATGAAGGATCTGTTTACGACGACAAACAGCAGACTCGGAATAATCGATAACTTCTTTTAAGATCTGTGTACCAATCTCCCGTTCAGCCACAGGTTTATCTTTCATAAACTTAGTGAGTTTTTCCACATCCTTTTCGGAGTAAAAAGCCAAACAGTAACCATCCCCCCCATCACGTCCAGCACGCCCAGTTTCCTGATAATATCCTTCCATAGATTTAGGGATATCGTGATGAATCACATAGCGAACATCCGGTTTGTCAATTCCCATACCGAAAGCAATTGTCGCCACAATCACTTCAACGTCCTCCATCAGAAATTTATCCTGTGTATCCGCTCTGGTTTTAGCATCTAATCCTGCGTGGTAAGGTAAAGCTTTAATCCCATTTAAGTTTAAAACCTCGCTAATCTCCTCCACTTTCTTACGGCTTAAGCAGTATACAATGCCTGTCTTTCCAGATTTAGTTTTGATAAAACGAACAATCTCTTTAACGACATCTTTTTTGGGCCTTACCTCATAATATAAATTACTGCGATTAAATGATGATTTAAACAAAACAGCATCATTCATCTGTAAATTTTTACGAATATCCGACTGCACCTTCGGGGTAGCGGTAGCGGTAAGTGCGATAATTGGAATATTTGGCCCTATTTCATTAATTACCTGGCGAATTTTACGATATTCTGGTCTGAAATCGTGCCCCCATTCCGAAATACAATGCGCTTCATCAACAGCAACAAAAGATACTTTTATCTGATGTAAAAATTCCAAATTTTCTTGCTTGGCAAGAGATTCAGGAGCAACATACAGCAACTTGGTTTTTCCAGCGACTACATCATCCTTAACCCTTGTGATCTCACTCTTATTTAAAGAAGAATTCAAAAAATGAGCGATACTGTCTTCGCCACCGAATGCACGAAGTTGATCTACTTGGTTTTTCATTAAAGCTATCAGCGGCGAGATGACAATTGCAGTCCCTTCACTCATGAGTGCAGGAAGTTGGTAGCAAATTGATTTCCCTCCCCCGGTAGGCATAATTACAAACGTGTCTCTTCGCTGAAGGATACTCGTTATAATAGCCTCTTGATCTCCTTTAAAAGTATCAAAACCAAAAAAATCTTGTAAATTGTCGAAAAGTGATTTTTCTATTTCCATTGCGCCTTGGGCAAAAATAAGATAGATAAATGAAGAAATAATCTTGAAAAATAATCTATTTTTGCAATCTATTCTAATATATAAAAGTAAGAGTATTTTTTGTGAAAAACAACTACGAAATAAAAAATATAGCTATTCAAGCTATTCAAGAAGAAGCGAAAGCAGTAGCTGCCTTAGCCCAATATATTGATGATGATTTTGTTACCATTGTTAATCGCATATTAAATCTACAAGGAAGGGTTGTCGTTACTGGGATTGGCAAAAGTGCTATTATTGCACAGAAGATAGTAGCGACCCTAAATTCGACTGGAACGCCATCAATCTTCATGCATGCAGCTGATGCTATTCATGGCGATCTCGGAATCATCCAGCAAAATGATTTAATTATTGCCATCTCAAAAAGTGGCAATACACCCGAGATTAAGGTGCTGGTTCCCTTTTTAAAACAAACAAAGAATGTATTGATTGCTTTGGTCGGAAATACAGCATCCTATTTGGCAAAAAATGCCGACTACATCTTGAACACCACGGTCGAAAAAGAAGCGTGCCCCAACAATCTGGCCCCCACCTCGAGTACAACGGCGCAATTAGCCATGGGTGATGCACTTGCTGTCGTATTACAGGAATGCCGAGATTTCACAGACAGAGATTTCGCGAAATATCATCCTGGCGGAGCATTAGGCAAAAAATTGTATTTAAGAGTGGGCGATCTGTCTGATCAGAATGGAAAACCTAGCGTCCAACAGCAGGCCACTGTCAGCGATATTATCATTACCATTACACAATTTAGACTGGGTGCAGTAGCTGTACTGGACGGTGACCGTATCGTTGGCATTATCACCGATGGCGATATAAGACGCATGTTAGAAAAACACACCGATCTCGGAAGTGTAACAGCCGGAGATATTATGGGAAAATCACCCAAAATCATCGATAAAAATGAACTCGCGGCAAATGCCCTTCATATCATGCGCGAAAATAACATCACGCAACTATTGGTATCCTACAAAAATGATTATGACGGCATTATTCACATTCAGGACCTACTTAAAGAGGGTATAATATAACTGTAATAAAGTTGTTAGATAGGAGATTAATAGGCAATAAATACTACATTTGGCATATCAGTTGTTCTATTTTAATCATAAAGTAATATCTTAGAAGCATGAAAAAGTATATAACAATTTTAGCAGTGATCATTTCCTTTATTGGTTTCTCGTCTATGCAGGCCGGCCAAGGGGAATTTAAATTCGAAAAAGAAACCCACGATTTTGGAAAAATACCGGCAGGCACACCCGTTTCGTATAATTTCAAATTTTCAAATACTGGTAGTGAGCCAATTATTATTTCAAACGTTGTCCCAACGTGTGGTTGTTCAGTAGCAGAATTCACAAAAACCCCAATTAAACCGGGTGAAAGCGGCACCATCAAAGTGACCTATAATGCAGCTGCCAAAGCTCCATTCACAAAGAGCTTTACCGTGCAATCGAATACCAAGACTCCTGTAAAAACCCTCTACATTAAGGGTATAGTGGAATAATAACATTGGAAATATAAAACAAAAAAAGCCACATCATGATGTGGCTTTTTTTGTTTTATTTTGGTTAAATTTGCACGACTAATTTTAAAAAAACTATAATGCCAGTACTATCAGAAAAAGGGCTTAATATGCCTGCGTCACCAATCAGAAAACTGACGCCGTATGCTGATCAAGCAAAAAAAGAAGGTAAGAAGATATACCACCTTAATATCGGACAGCCTGATATCCAGACGCCTGAAGTTATGCTCAATGCTTTGAAAAATATAGAGTTCAAAGTTTGGGCCTATACGCCATCTGAAGGTACTGCTTCCTATCGGAACAAATTAGCTGAATATTATAATAAACTAAATTATAATATCGAGCCTACAGATATATTAGTAACAAACGGTGGTTCGGAAGCCATTACAATTGCAATGCAGGCCTGCTTGAATGAAGGCGAAGAAATTATTATTCCAGAACCATTCTACGCAAATTATAACGGTTTTGCCTGCTCCTCAGATGTAGTGATTAAACCCATCATGTCATACATTGAAAACGGATTTGCCCTCCCTTCTATCGCTGAGTTTGAAAAAGTAATTACGCCCAAAACCAAAGCGATCTGTATCTGCAACCCCAATAACCCGACGGGTTATCTTTATTCGAGAGCAGAATTAGAGGCTTTACGCGAGCTTTGCTTAAAATATGACCTTTACCTATTCTCGGATGAAGCTTATCGCGAATTCTGCTATGACGGTAGAGAGTTTATTTCTCCAATGCATTTAGAAGGGCTCGAAAACAATGTTGTTATCTTCGATACGGTATCAAAACGTTACTCTGCATGCGGTGCCCGCATTGGATGTATCATCACAAAAAATAAAGAATTATACCAAACCGCACTTAAATTTGCTCAAGCTCGCTTAAGCCCTTCTTTGGAAGGACAGATTGCAGGCGAAGCAGCTGTCGATACACCCGACAGCTATTTTGAAGCGGTGTCGAAGGAATATACAGCGCGCAGAGATACCCTCGTGAAAGGACTTAATGCCATTGAAGGGGTCTATTGCCCTAATCCTGGAGGAGCATTTTACGTCGTCGCCAAACTACCAATTGACCATGCAGACAGATTTTGCCAATGGATGCTGGAAGAATTTTCGTATAACAATGAAACAGTCATGATGGCTCCGGCTACGGGTTTCTACAGCACAGCGGGAGCTGGTATAAATGAAGTGAGACTCGCCTACGTACTGAATCAAGGTGATCTTAATAATGCCCTAATTTGTTTGGAAAAAGCACTTGAAGTTTATCCAGGACGAACAAATTCATAAGGAATTGAAGCAGTTAGGAAAGGCGGACCAGTTATGGTTCGCCTTTCTCTTTAACCATATATCCATTACTTTAAACAATGCTCGGTATCCTTTTTTAAAAAAAATAAAACAAATTTTTAAAGCACCTTGTTCTTATCATAGTAACTAAAAGATATTGCATATGGATAAATTGAAGAAATTCCAATTGATGGAAAAAATAGCAAGAGAGTTAGAAGATGTCCGGAATAGTCAACAAGCTGTTTTAGAAAAAATAGGCAAAATCGAAGTTGATAACATCGAACTGGGCGACAAGAATATTGAAAAGACAATTCCCGATATCTATCAACGTACAGCAGATAATTCGGATGCTATCAAAGCTCTTCTGGAATCATTTCAAGAACAAACAGAGGAATTTGGAGAAAAAAATAATGTGGGTAAGTTATTAGAACAACAACAAATTAATAGTGTGAAATAGTTAACCTCAAAACATTGATAAGAAAATAAGCGGGGGAGATTGATCAATCTCCCCCGCTTATTTGTATTTATGCTTGAGTTTTTGCGGCTCTCGCTTTCAAATATTCTTCTTCAACAAATTGCAATTGCTGTTCAGGCGTTAAATTGGAATTGTCCAATACAATTGCATCATCTGCTTGGCGTAATGGACTTTCAGCGCGTGTACTGTCGATGCGGTCACGTGTCGCTAAATTTTCAACGACTTCTTCTAATGTTACATCTTCCCCTTTTTCAGTTAATTCAAGGTAACGCCTCGCCGCCCGAACTTTAGGATCAGCAGTCATAAATATTTTGAGATCAGCATCGGGAAAAACGGTGGTCCCTATATCCCGGCCATCCATAATAATGTTCCTTCTGCTTCCCAGCTTTTGCTGTTGCGCAACCATGGCTACGCGAACGGCTTTAATTGCGCTCACATCGCTCACTTTATCCGAAATATACATCTGACGAATCTCTTCAGAGATATCCTCTTCATTTAAATGAATTTCCGTTTTTACTGCATTGGGTATAAAGTCAATATGAATATCTTTCAGCGCACTTTCAATAGTCTCTTGATCATCCAGGTCAATGTTATGACGGATAAAATAGAGCGTAACGGCTCTATACATTGCACCGCTGTCAATAAATGCAAATTTCAGTTTTTTCGCTAAAGATTTGGCTAATGTGCTTTTACCACACGATGAAAATCCGTCTATTGCAATAATGAAATTGTGACGCCCGCTCATTAATCGTTTCCTCCTATA encodes the following:
- a CDS encoding DEAD/DEAH box helicase, whose product is MSLEKLKLSKRLTATMTELGYLAPKEIQGRCISRILGGQDVIAIAPEGAGKTTTYVLTTLMKLKFTTDEAPKFLILAPNEERIDEIVEKFYQLSKNRDLRIIGLRASGSMEEEIGELVDGKDIVVATPNRARAIYLKLALNLNRIQTLIIDDAEEIIKQGMQTPVRELAESCGKVQHIIFSTVEHQKLYDMVDNFMNEDYAVIEVDELENDTVDTLDLFVYHVPNFTTKINLLNHLLQDKEVFQKVVVFVNTKLTAQKLASHLFSRNKEEIAVLNPLFYDDFGYEAIEDFKENSQSRVLIIARENTNDIDLSAIPFLFQFELPNEKEQFLNHLLKNEENEETVILTFATDLELPMVKKVEQAVGKRMDLLALPEDVSIYNSTADKKKKVNKEEDQTDISRGGAFHQKKESNAKTYNYGGGEKAKMTMKMKKK
- a CDS encoding ATP-binding protein, translating into MGYVLNLWRSILIFFLFLCPRFVVLAQEQLQELRKSYYSLPLGSRERFVLTGKYAQALYFNNEKALAGQLLHDNIQLAKNYPDKQYYAYLNCIAAMNSFNDHAFEKSRFYLEHAKSVLPIVNENGTKGYVHYCAGWIMTRQNKEDEAVAQFHKAISYLDKAPQTEANIARKLAVYKELTAIYANQRNYDFQEKYTSLLLETAKAGGNVNSLFDAYMQAGYLFEEEYRLNRGNFDLLSKAEQHYLDAYSLVNKNDKHLINPTDLAYVSVNLANLYHEFYLDSGAKKAIAYAKQALDIAAETGQYAITVPAYGILADEAFKVGSRDEGKKYLQIALDNLNREPHYDYQVGLSLFSRLAEVSVEEGKYEEAFNYQKSYIDVFQKAFNSDKLDKTKQLELKFERELQNQKLMRLRLEGEKKEQQIKLMKALNDRQHQLVENLKLNELNRAQQLKVLQLERDKKEQDLQLSRLENTQRLQELDVSKKKIAFKSRMNSIYICLFISCLVVIVLLFYAYWQRSNALKQREHLHQLEIEKNNQQHAIESLTAMLAGEEKERTRLARDLHDGLGGLLSSTKLGLSELNKATLEKKSVKEGIDRSIDLLDGAVDELRRLAHNLMPDLIVKYGLKETLRDYASRMSQVTCVVECEFLQFESTLSTEQEISLYRIIQELVNNALKHASASNILIQLSSHNKRLHITIEDDGKGFDIKSVDLQHAAGMHNVRSRLSFLNGEMKLMSDQGSGTTIELEIPMV
- the recQ gene encoding DNA helicase RecQ, producing the protein MEIEKSLFDNLQDFFGFDTFKGDQEAIITSILQRRDTFVIMPTGGGKSICYQLPALMSEGTAIVISPLIALMKNQVDQLRAFGGEDSIAHFLNSSLNKSEITRVKDDVVAGKTKLLYVAPESLAKQENLEFLHQIKVSFVAVDEAHCISEWGHDFRPEYRKIRQVINEIGPNIPIIALTATATPKVQSDIRKNLQMNDAVLFKSSFNRSNLYYEVRPKKDVVKEIVRFIKTKSGKTGIVYCLSRKKVEEISEVLNLNGIKALPYHAGLDAKTRADTQDKFLMEDVEVIVATIAFGMGIDKPDVRYVIHHDIPKSMEGYYQETGRAGRDGGDGYCLAFYSEKDVEKLTKFMKDKPVAEREIGTQILKEVIDYSESAVCRRKQILHYFGENFDEQGCNNMCDNCRSAKEYFEAEESLRDVLGFIQEQGEKFDDHHVINVMMGQNNQPVSSYKHDEHRLFGKGKDKGVIYWKSLVRQAVLDNFIEKDIDHYGLLKLTDIGRHYIGNPYQLKFVLNRPIEGGDQTSSDDAGHGTGALDTVLLGMLKDLRKKIAKGKALPPFVIFQDPSLEEMCTHYPVSIDELKQIQGVGNGKAIKFGPPFIALIKAYVEENEIDRPVDLVIKSTANKSALKVSIIQNIDRKIALDDIASAKGITYEEILKEIETIVNAGTKININYFIDEIIDEDRQDEVYDYFKTAETDSINNALKELGGDDYSYEDLQLMRIKFLSELGN
- the cmk gene encoding (d)CMP kinase, whose translation is MSGRHNFIIAIDGFSSCGKSTLAKSLAKKLKFAFIDSGAMYRAVTLYFIRHNIDLDDQETIESALKDIHIDFIPNAVKTEIHLNEEDISEEIRQMYISDKVSDVSAIKAVRVAMVAQQQKLGSRRNIIMDGRDIGTTVFPDADLKIFMTADPKVRAARRYLELTEKGEDVTLEEVVENLATRDRIDSTRAESPLRQADDAIVLDNSNLTPEQQLQFVEEEYLKARAAKTQA
- a CDS encoding SGNH/GDSL hydrolase family protein produces the protein MFSRIVLTVYLLLSFSAIKSQENYRWFSPLEDGHVQGRLANRKLSAFNRLPDELESQVRKPVWELGKNSAGFYIDFQTSAPEITVQYQVEGELNMPHMPTTAVSGVDLYAFDTAKKQWKWAYGNYDFSDTVSYKWKNIGRNEKFNYRLYLPLYNTVKWLRIGVPSTAKFSYTHTTPKKPIVVYGTSIGQGACTSRPGLAWTNQVGRAFEHEVINLCFSGNGRLEKPILNVMNSVDAACYVLDCIPNLAISKSLTEKQLDSLLVYAVTFLKKEHPETPIILTQHSSGNIEQVFNEDKNAEYQQSSRVLKATFNKLRSKGVRQLFLLSSQELNLDLNSTVDYAHPNDEGMERIANAYIKLLRKVLNYN
- the kdsA gene encoding 3-deoxy-8-phosphooctulonate synthase; translated protein: MINKYIPEIKNGTSQNFFLMAGPCAIEGEEIALRIAEKIFTITDKLHIPYIFKGSYRKANRSRLDSFMGIGDEKALKILEKVGNTFGIPTVTDIHESHEAEMAAAYVDVLQIPAFLCRQTDLLVAAAKTNKVVNVKKGQFLSAGSMKFAVDKILESGNEKVFLTDRGNTFGYQDLIVDYRGIPEMRAFNVPTIMDCTHSLQQPNQTSGVTGGKPALIETIAKAAIAVGADGLFIETHPDPANAKSDGANMLHLDLLEGLMEKLIRVRQAIL
- a CDS encoding SIS domain-containing protein yields the protein MKNNYEIKNIAIQAIQEEAKAVAALAQYIDDDFVTIVNRILNLQGRVVVTGIGKSAIIAQKIVATLNSTGTPSIFMHAADAIHGDLGIIQQNDLIIAISKSGNTPEIKVLVPFLKQTKNVLIALVGNTASYLAKNADYILNTTVEKEACPNNLAPTSSTTAQLAMGDALAVVLQECRDFTDRDFAKYHPGGALGKKLYLRVGDLSDQNGKPSVQQQATVSDIIITITQFRLGAVAVLDGDRIVGIITDGDIRRMLEKHTDLGSVTAGDIMGKSPKIIDKNELAANALHIMRENNITQLLVSYKNDYDGIIHIQDLLKEGII
- a CDS encoding DUF1573 domain-containing protein, whose amino-acid sequence is MKKYITILAVIISFIGFSSMQAGQGEFKFEKETHDFGKIPAGTPVSYNFKFSNTGSEPIIISNVVPTCGCSVAEFTKTPIKPGESGTIKVTYNAAAKAPFTKSFTVQSNTKTPVKTLYIKGIVE
- a CDS encoding pyridoxal phosphate-dependent aminotransferase, with protein sequence MPVLSEKGLNMPASPIRKLTPYADQAKKEGKKIYHLNIGQPDIQTPEVMLNALKNIEFKVWAYTPSEGTASYRNKLAEYYNKLNYNIEPTDILVTNGGSEAITIAMQACLNEGEEIIIPEPFYANYNGFACSSDVVIKPIMSYIENGFALPSIAEFEKVITPKTKAICICNPNNPTGYLYSRAELEALRELCLKYDLYLFSDEAYREFCYDGREFISPMHLEGLENNVVIFDTVSKRYSACGARIGCIITKNKELYQTALKFAQARLSPSLEGQIAGEAAVDTPDSYFEAVSKEYTARRDTLVKGLNAIEGVYCPNPGGAFYVVAKLPIDHADRFCQWMLEEFSYNNETVMMAPATGFYSTAGAGINEVRLAYVLNQGDLNNALICLEKALEVYPGRTNS
- a CDS encoding multidrug efflux SMR transporter; translated protein: MKYFYLFLAITAEIFATTFLKKSAGFTLIKPTIISIVGYIIAFYFLSITLKYLPVGISYAIWSGVGIVAITLVGMFLFKQIPDTAAIVGMVLIIAGVIVINLFSKMGTH